A region of Schistocerca piceifrons isolate TAMUIC-IGC-003096 unplaced genomic scaffold, iqSchPice1.1 HiC_scaffold_279, whole genome shotgun sequence DNA encodes the following proteins:
- the LOC124744199 gene encoding DNA repair protein RAD50-like — MRKINTIIRELWRKIYRGNDIDYIEIKTDAPETTSADKKRTFNYRVVQVKNDVEIDMKGRCSAGQKVLASLVIRIALAEILSINCGILALDEPTTNLDRENIDSLGETLTDLINLRRENKNFQLILITHDEDFLDRLMNVEKLKYYYRVTRNAKGNSVIEKYRFEERSTQHRNFN, encoded by the coding sequence atgaggaagattaatacgattataagagaactgtggcgaaaaatctatcgtgggaatgatattgattatatagaaattaaaacagatgctcctgaaaccacgagtgcagacaagaagcgaacattcaactatcgggttgttcaggtgaagaatgatgttgagattgatatgaagggacgctgcagtgctgggcagaaggttctagcgtcgcttgttatccgaattgctttggcagaaattctaagtattaattgtggaatcttagctctggatgaaccaaccacaaatttggatagggagaacatagacagtcttggagaaactctcacagaccttataaatttaaggagggagaacaagaattttcagctcatactgataacacacgatgaagacttcttggatcgtttgatgaatgttgaaaaactgaagtactattacagggtcacaagaaatgcaaagggaaactcggtcattgaaaagtatcgttttgaagaaaggagcacccaacatagaaactttaactaa